A genomic window from Variovorax paradoxus includes:
- a CDS encoding 5'-nucleotidase, protein MPYELENRLVIGVASSAVFDLTDSDAIFKSHGEEEYRKFQEENLYNPLPKGIAFPFIKRLLALNDLRADADDPFVEVVLLSRNDPDTGLRVMKTIEHYKLGMTRAIFMQGRSPYEYIPALNIALFLSGNKSDVDAAIKAGHPAGQVLDSKFDDDEDDNSLRIAFDFDGVLAGDESESVMQASGLSAFHAHEVKNVMQPHHPGPLKEFLVRVAKIQSAEEHHKRQNPAYENRIRVSIVTARNAPSHERALKTLKSWGVMANDAFFLGGIEKGRVLAVLKPHIFFDDQSGHLQSASTVVPSVHIPFGVTNQEKAPSPLSGAD, encoded by the coding sequence TTGCCTTACGAACTGGAGAACCGCCTCGTGATCGGCGTTGCGTCGAGCGCGGTGTTCGATCTCACCGACTCGGACGCCATTTTCAAGAGCCACGGCGAAGAGGAATACCGCAAGTTCCAAGAGGAGAACCTCTACAACCCGCTTCCCAAGGGCATCGCCTTTCCGTTCATCAAGCGCCTGCTCGCACTGAACGACCTTCGCGCGGACGCCGACGATCCCTTTGTCGAAGTGGTGCTTCTTTCCAGAAACGACCCCGACACCGGGCTGCGGGTGATGAAAACCATCGAACACTACAAACTGGGTATGACACGCGCGATATTCATGCAGGGGAGGTCGCCCTACGAATACATTCCGGCGCTCAACATCGCCCTTTTTCTCTCGGGTAACAAGTCGGACGTGGATGCCGCGATCAAGGCGGGCCATCCGGCTGGACAAGTGCTCGACTCCAAGTTCGATGACGACGAGGACGACAACTCCCTTCGAATCGCTTTTGACTTCGACGGCGTTCTGGCGGGCGATGAATCGGAGTCGGTGATGCAGGCGTCCGGCCTGAGCGCGTTCCATGCGCACGAAGTCAAGAATGTCATGCAGCCGCACCATCCGGGCCCGCTCAAGGAATTCCTGGTTCGAGTCGCCAAGATCCAGTCCGCGGAAGAGCATCACAAGCGACAAAATCCAGCTTACGAGAACCGGATCCGCGTCTCGATCGTCACCGCGCGCAATGCGCCGTCTCACGAGCGCGCGCTCAAGACTCTGAAAAGCTGGGGCGTGATGGCGAACGACGCTTTTTTTCTTGGCGGCATCGAAAAGGGGCGCGTCCTCGCCGTGTTGAAGCCGCACATTTTCTTTGACGATCAATCGGGCCACCTCCAATCGGCGAGCACGGTGGTGCCCTCTGTGCACATCCCGTTCGGAGTCACCAATCAGGAAAAGGCACCGAGTCCGTTGTCGGGTGCGGATTGA